The Styela clava chromosome 13, kaStyClav1.hap1.2, whole genome shotgun sequence genome has a window encoding:
- the LOC120332949 gene encoding growth/differentiation factor 8-like, whose protein sequence is MAGDLSNVDSCRCHCVAKRRIRFPRLSCTSIILFSLLFACTQAQQVYKAQLSEHPDAEQESSYPIPPGAIKKDASYFWTKTQEGINSRAKTYDESVDPITEGMQNERNAKEQEYYYYGNQYTEYYDYSNMQDTPVKAAYEVPYDDQEISDYTAEEKRPCRGGKSCAPREEARALWVDSVKRNILQQLKLKAPPNITVPKISLDSPPIRRILKQKRRLDELELEIEDEEYEEDETKREKVISYARAPVDPEQTGSYFRFTEDDLRHTVTSAVIWIYIKANPTQRTNITLDFYHYRKNTRQPDSPHIAVKFDRKVIPIKKKAEWKSFSISNEVSRWFTNPESNLGIDIRCPEIPGIVMSQPKQGHEDKKPMLEVDLTSNLNSRRKKRDAGALICNEESREERCCKYDFEIDFRAMGWDWIINPNIYRSYHCAGECPVLFLQTNQHKVLAMHSGQNQPKAASPCCAPTKMAPMSMLYFDNEENIIYSDVPDMIVKRCGCM, encoded by the exons ATGGCGGGAGATTTGTCTAACGTTGATTCGTGTCGTTGTCATTGTGTTGCAAAGAGACGCATCCGGTTTCCAAGACTATCATGTACTagtattatattattttcattattatttgctTGCACACAAGCTCAGCAAGTTTACAAAGCGCAGTTATCAGAGCATCCAGACGCAGAACAAGAGTCTTCCTATCCCATCCCCCCTGGTGCTATTAAAAAAGATGCTTCTTATTTTTGGACCAAAACTCAGGAAGGCATCAACAGTCGTGCAAAAACGTATGATGAAAGCGTAGACCCCATTACTGAAGGGATGCAAAACGAACGGAATGCAAAAGAGCAAGAATACTATTATTATGGAAATCAATACACTGAATATTACGACTACAGTAATATGCAGGATACGCCTGTGAAAGCAGCGTACGAGGTCCCTTATGACGACCAGGAAATATCGGACTATACTGCCGAAGAAAAGAGGCCTTGTCGCGGCGGAAAATCCTGCGCTCCCCGAGAAGAGGCCCGTGCGCTTTGGGTCGATTCAGTCAAAAGGAACATTCTACAACAGTTAAAATTGAAAGCGCCCCCAAACATCACGGTTCCAAAGATTTCTCTCGACTCCCCCCCAATTCGTAGAATACTAAAACAGAAAAGGAGACTGGACGAATTGGAATTAGAAATTGAAGACGAAGAATACGAAGAAGACGAAACAAAACGAGAAAAAGTCATCAGTTATGCAAGAGCCCCAG TGGACCCAGAACAAACCGGAAGTTACTTCAGATTTACGGAAGATGACTTACGTCATACGGTGACGTCAGCAGTAATATGGATTTATATCAAAGCAAATCCAACACAACGGACTAACATTACCCTAGACTTCTACCACTACAGAAAAAACACGAGACAGCCCGACTCTCCGCATATTGCAGTCAAGTTCGACCGGAAAGTAATACCTATTAAAAAGAAAGCAGAATGGAAATCGTTTTCAATATCAAATGAAGTCAGTCGGTGGTTCACAAATCCGGAGTCGAATCTTGGTATCGATATCCGGTGTCCAGAGATACCTGGAATCGTCATGTCACAACCGAAACAAGGACATGAGGATAAG aaaccGATGCTCGAGGTCGATCTAACAAGCAATTTGAACAGCAGACGAAAAAAGCGAGATGCTGGAGCTTTGATTTGTAATGAAGAGTCACGAGAAGAAAGATGTTGTAAATACGATTTTGAAATAGACTTCAGAGCAATGGGATGGGATTGGATAATTAATCCTAACATATATCGATCATACCACTGCGCGGGAGAATGCCCAGTGCTATTTTTACAAACCAATCAACACAAAGTGCTCGCGATGCACTCGGGGCAAAATCAACCTAAAGCAGCTTCGCCGTGTTGTGCTCCCACAAAAATGGCCCCTATGAGTATGCTCTATTTtgacaatgaagaaaatataatatatagcgACGTGCCGGACATGATTGTAAAAAGGTGCGGGTGTATGTAA